The genomic segment AACATCAAATTCAATAAACTGTACCAAttgaaaaatagaaacaagTGTATTTTAGCATTTTGGTGGAAAAATTGCAAATAACTAGATCATTTAACTAAGCAGTTAATTGCTTTCAGCCTTGATTAGAAATCGTAAATTATACGTGTTTACAAAGTCAAGCTAAATCTACACATTTCtagcagacaaacacaaactcctCTTGATTATTGCGGGACTTACAGTTTGAGACACTGCGACTTGGTGCAGTTACATGGTTTCCTTGGTCTTGATGTCGTTTCGGATGTTGACAAGCTGCGAGCCAATGAATAGTATTAATAAATTTAAACCATTCACAGTTACAAAACTCGCACATCCTAAtcttaaatctgtttttttgcctttaattgactataTGATAGAGACAAACTAGCTGATTTTAGTCAttgcataaacaaataaataagaaacagaaagaaaggacTGTTGGAGAACGTCAACAACGTGAAAAGAGCtcatttcaaaaggaaaattttCAAAAGTAGCTGTATTTTTATCCATTTCCATAGAGActctaaaacaaataatgaattgCCTCCCATTACGGTTGAAATTTAGACAAAAGTTCCCTTTGAGTAGAggaaatttatttttcttttttatagttATGGTTGTTAAGAATATGTTTTAGAAAACTACTAAAGTTATGCTTTAATAGTCAATATCTGCACTGCCACATTTTTGATTACTAAGGTCCCATTTCTAGCTGGGTTTGTAAGGTTTTATGTTTATCCACCTAAACCTAAATAGAATAAGAACAATTtctattttagtttagtttggtGAATTCTGTCTTAAATGGAAgataattttattgtttctctgtCCACACCATAAGAAAGAGAGCTCATGTTCCTTTCTTACCCGTTAAGAGGCAGCCTGGCCTGAGTCTGGATACCTGTGGATGCAGGGAAACCTGAGCTGCTGGCGAGGGTCACAAACGGTGCCTGCTGGAGCTGCGGGAGGGAAGAAAACACaatggaaaatgtgaaattaaaaaaagagcaataaataaaacacaaacagcgcATCAGAAACACCACTAACCTGTGTGACATACTGTGCTGGCAAGACTGCGTAACCCACGTTCCCTCCTCCAGGAGCCGGTGCCAGGACAGTGCCTGGAGGCAGGTTGGTGAAGTTGGGCTGGATCTGGGGTAGTGGAGTTGCAGGCATGATCAGGCGCTGTTGGGTCTGAGTGGTGGTTACTACTTGTGCTGCTGATGTTAAGGGCTTCGGTGCCACCTACAGGGAGGATAAGTTAATGAATGAAACTAGTGGAACACTTCACAGAAAACACCATGTACAAATAACTAAAGGTCACCTGTTTCATGGTCTGTGCTGGAACGATTGGGACAGACATCCTGACGGCTCCCGTGCTGACCACCATAGGTTTAGCTGTAGGATGTTAAAAAACGTAAGTCACCTTTACTGCCTTTACTAAACATTACCGAAAGAAAACAGCTCTAGGAGTCACCTGTCTGTAAGGAGCTGGTGGTGGGACCACTGGGCTGTCCTGTGCTGCTCGCTGTCGTTGCTGTGACAAGGCGGACGTAGTGGAACCTGCTACCTGGCACCTGAATCTGCTGCACATTCGGCTGGGTGGCCAGTGGGATAATGGTCTTGAACTGGGAACCTTGAACTCCTCCCACAGTTTGCACTGGTTTAATATTCTGAAAATTATCAGGAAGATCAAgttgtcacattttgtcacgttacaaccacaaatgtaaatttatttcattgggattttatgtaatTGACCATCACAAAGTGGTACCTAAGTGTGAAGTttaaggaaaatgataaatggttttcaaatttCTTACACATAAATATCAAATAAGTGTggcatgcatttgtattcagccccgaGTCAATACGTTGTAGAACCACCTTGTTCttcaattacagctgcaagtctttagGGCTTTATCtttaccagctttgcacatgtAGAGAGTGAGACTTTTCCACCAtgcttctttgcaaaatagctcaagctcagtcagttTGAATGGAGAGCATCTGTGTACAGCAACTGTCTTGTTATAGATTCTGCATTGAATTTAGGTCTgaactttgactgggtcattctaacacatgaatatgctttgatctgaaccattccattgtagctcgggctgtatgtttagggttgttgtcctgtttgGAGGTGAACCTCCTcaccagtctcaagtcttttacAGATTTTAACAGGTCTTATTCACGGTACTTATTGTGCTGTACTACgcgagatgttcaaagcttgggatatttttttataacccaAATCCTGCAATAAATTCCCCACagctttatccctgacctgtctggtgtgttccttggaccACATGATGcggtttgttcactaatgttctctaacaaactcTCAAGGCGATTGGTTTCACTGGAATTTTGTCAggggtatcagagtaaagggggctgaatacaaatgcacagcaTACTTTTTAGATatgtatttgtaataataaaaaaaaacatttataattttattgtcACTTCAGAATTATGTGCCACTTCGTGCTGGTCCATCActtaaaatcccaataaaattttattgtgacaaaatgtggaaaatgtcaaggggtatgaatacttttgaaaGGCACTGTATAGAACAACAACGGTTAAAATACTAATGGCAGGATAAAGTAATGATGCTAAATTGTTCTTAATGTGCTTAAACTGTTTTTCATGAGGAGCCTGAAGAACAACAATTGCCAACCTTAATAAAAATAGGTGCAGAACAAAGGCCAATAATTAACCATTTGATTaatgaagtatttatttatctgaaatgtcaaaaaaacagaaaatgttctaTATTTCAAATGTCTTATATTGTTTGACCAAcattttgaccaaaaaaaagcTCCAGCTGACAATAAAGTCAATAAATCTCACCTGAGCTGTGGTTTGGCTGGTGGCCAGCTTAACTGGAGAAGCAGAGGTGGACTGCTGGACTGTGAGAATCTGCTGGCCAAGTGCTACATTGACGGGCAGCGCTACAGATTTCTGAGAGGCATTGGAGGTCGGGGAAGCCACAGACACCACGGTCACCTGACAGGGATTAGCAAGAGTGTTGTCCGATAGGTCTGTTACCTAATAAAATACTAATGAATGTGATGTAATGAATTGCACTCGTCAATGGGAAAAACCAGAAACAAGATGTAAATGTTACCTTGCTGGGGGTCTTAAGGGGCGAAATGGCAATCTTTTTGCCAGAGATGCTTTGTATACTAGTGTTGTGAGGCTCTGAGAGACCAATAGTCCTAGGGGGCATCACTGGGGAATTCTGTGTCAGGACCCGTCCTAGAGATGGTTTTGAGAAAGGTTGGTTTAATTGGAGCAGCAACAGTATCCGTGAGCAGGTCTTGATATTTCAATTACATACTTACAGACGATAAAGGTAGTTTAGTTTATTCACAGCAACATACCTGCGATAACAGGTGGAACTGATGTCTGAGGACTTAGGCCTTTGCTGTTGACTGTTTTTGTGATGATAAACTTGATTGGTGCTGCAGAAGAGACTGGGGTTTTTTTAGCAATCTGTAAAGACATTCAAAAAAATTCACACAGTCATAACTTATTGCCCGGCTTTCAACGtgtttctaaaatgtgttttcaaatccAAATATTTCCCTTGACTAAAAGGAATCTTGACAGGAAACATGATGGACATTTTCtagagtgttttgttttgtttttatctcatAATCCTGACTTTGTTACATAAAATCTGGCTGGTTGACTTTGCAGCTAACACATTACAGCAAACAATCAACCTTGATAGTTTTAACAAATAAGAACTCAAGATACACAATCAATGGGTCAGTTCCCACACTAAATCTGTTTCACCACTGATTTATTGGATGACACATTTACAGATAACATATCAGCAATCACAAATTTGGTCCAATATGTGCACCTTGCCGACTGATCCATCTAGCTCTAATATAGTAGAAATTGGTATTAGCATCAATTTCACACCAActtaatatgtattttaaatttagaaatCATAATAACTTGATATCTGGTATCTGAAATCTGGTTGTTGGATTATTCTAAATATAGACAAAGAGTCAATATCGACCTTGCTGGCTGGGCTCTACAATACAAATTggtaaaaaaattacatttcaggtCCCTGGAGATTTAATCAATTGTTGCGACAGTACGTGCCACAAATCACACATGCAGCCAGACTGATCTCTAAAATAATAGTATATAATAACACCTCACATTTTGGTATAGGGATttctgactttatttatttcatagcAATTCACAGCTAGACGTCAGCCAGTTCGAATAAAGTGCATTGACTGGCTTTTCTCATTAAGATTAACTggcgactctaaattgcctttttgtttttattgtttgtgtctCTTAAGTGTGTCGACTTGAGTGTATTCCGCCTCTCGCCAAATGACAACGGCGTTGGGCACCTTATGTGATAGGTAGATGGATTGGATATGGATgaatcaaattttatttaattttcagagCCAACTAAAAATATAcctaaaacaaatctttattaattcttggtttttttaatcatttgtacAGCTCCGTGCATGCATTTTGTCATAGTGTGCCCTTTAACTCTAGAGGTCAAGCTATAACGCGatacaaatgtaaagaaaaagatAGCTTGCCAACACTTGACTGTTTTTAGTgcccagattaaaaaaaaagtacagatcAAATTAATAAACACTAGAAAGCAAGTTGTATCTGATCCAGCTTCCTCTACTAGGTTACTGTAACAAAATGTGCAGAGAGTCTTTTCCAAACAATAAATTGTAcctatagaaaagaaaaaaatattagtttccCCTTTCTCAGCTCCCAAAGTTGCATGTGTCCTGTACAGATGAGATGTGTAAATTCATGTGTATGAAACCAGTGTATTTCTAGACTCTGATACtaacacttttattttagtatATGATCTGTAATAACCCtgcactaaaacacaaaacaatcagTATTACCTGTACAGTCTTCAGCTGCTGGGTCTGTAATGTGGTCACCTGGTTGCCAGCACCTCCAATTACAGGTTTTAGCTCTGACCTCCCACCCACAGCAACTACTTTAAACTGCGGAGCTTGAGACTTAGTCTCTCCTGAAGTCTGTGAAACACCAGGCTTAGTGCCTGTGTGGGGTAACTGCAGCACTATAGGCTGCCCTGACTTTCCTATTGCTGTAACCAACAATTTTTGTCCTTCCTGCTTGATGATCTGGGGTGACGTCCCTACAGATTTTGCTGCTTCTGTGGCTTGGGAGGAGGCCACTTTGTTGAGAATGATCTGGTGGTTCCCAGGAGAGATGGTAAATGGAGCAGAGAGCTTCTGTAATCCACCGGTAGTGACAATAGTCCCCGTAACACTATCTGTAGTTTTGGTAGTGGCTATACAAGTAGTCAAAACTGGTTTGAGGGTGAGAAGAGGGGAGGCTGTGCTGGTAATAGAGATGGGAATCTGGCTTTCGGAGCAGATGTTGAGAGCGGAGTCTGTAGAGGTGGTCAGAGCCTGGATTTGTTCTGGGGCATCGGAACACAGGCCCAAATTCTCTGGAGCTACAGGTGTATCCGTTTCCATTGGGACTGATGTGTTGTCACCAGGATCTGATGAGACCGTGGTCCTGTCAGGCTGAGACTGCGGGATGTCCTGAATTGCCTCTGTGTCCATGATCTCATCCGGGAGGAGGCTGGTGAGCTCAGGTGACACCACATCCATGTTTGTGAAGTCTCAGCGGGTGGGTAATCCTGAAAGGACAAGACGGTATGATGTGCAAAATTAAGATGTGTACCTGTTTGAACTGAGGGAACAAAAGGTGGAACTGACCAGGAAGTGTTTTCATActatatattaaatatgattaGGGATTTTTCGGCACTAAATCCATAAACGTGCACAAAATACCCAGAGTGGGCACTTTATTATGTACACTTATATagcataattatttaaaatcgCCCCatctaaaaatgtctttattagaTTTTAATAGTTGTTTAagtacaaagacatgcattttatgtaaataatattttgtccTTCCTATTTACATACATATGAGACAGAATATTAGACACAATATAAATCCAGGAATGACATCACCACTTATGATCTGTCAACAAAACAATGATATTCGAGTATttgaaaactaaactaaactatttTTTGGGCAcaactgataaaaaaacaacaacaaaaaaaccaaaacatataAGGGAACCTTGCCAGAAATGTTTATCCGTGTTAAGGGTTGAGATTGAAATAACAATTTGTTAGCacatatttcagaaaaaaataatttttttgtcctttcggcttatcccatgagttcagggtcaccacagcggatcattgtccgcaagtttatttggcacagtttttacgccggatgccctttcctgacgcaaccctccccgatttctaccgggcttggactggcgctgcacagctggggatggcaatgggctgttagggttcagtgtcttgcccagggacacttcgacatattgCCGGgaccgggactggggatcgaaccactgaccctgtggtccgtggacgactgcctatACCGAcggagctacagccaccccccgGGGCTACAGCGGCCCCCCAGGGCGCACATATTTCAGAAGATAAATATGTGCTAATACTGCTAACATTAGCCTGACTGATTTATCTGTCCTGCTCTAATGAACTAACTgctaaaacaaatcatttcataAAGCCATAAAGGCTGATGTCAtacaaagggggaaaaaaaagaactaaacatTATAGATACTTTAAATTTAGACTTTATGCCAGAAAAGTTTCATTGGGTATTATTATATTGTGCAGGTGTCCTAGTAATGTTGCTAAAAGTGTCCATACAATATGCCCATTTAACTAGATTAATTTGTTGCACACAAATTCTAAATTTAGAAAGtttgtgttaattttaaaaatcactactctataaaattaaatgtttctaacTGGATAATAATGCGATTTGCTAGAGGCACTgccagaaacacaacacaaaagaaaagctAGCGATGTATCCTAATTTCCCGCAAAACGCCCGGTTTAAGACCTGTAAATATGTTTCGGGAATCACTTGACACGTCATGTAATGCAGGTTTCTAAGAGTTGTGCTGACTTTGACAGAAGCTGACAGCTGATGCAGGGTTAACTAGGCCGCATCTTTGCCCCGCTGCTCTCTGCTCAACATTAATCGAGCGAAACGTACATATGAACCTCACACACTCcgtactacacacacacacacacacacacacacaggggctgCTCTAATTGTTTTCACGTCCCCAGATAGAAGCAACCAAGACAAACCCTGCTGAGCTCCAAGAATGTGTACAGAAACATCTTGACAACAGGTCTCGGTTAACGAAAAGGCTTAGAAAACGCGACAAGCTGTTTGCTGGGTGCGTTACTATTTCAGGCCGGGGTTGGATTTCGAAAGATCCGCCATTTTTACCTCGTCATCAACTCAGTTAGCGTTCCGGCTAACACTGAGCTATGCAGGATTAGAGAATGCATTTGATTATTATTCAGCTACACAAAGGTAACCCCCGTACCCACAGCAATTGCCCTGCAAAATACAACAGATACACGGGGGGACAAGTAGAATATTTACCGGTGACTGTGTGCGACTAGCAagtaaaaaactattttagcAGAGTCTGAGAACGTAAACAATGCTAGCTGTAATTCCTACTGTCACTTTAGATATCGACTCGGATTAACAGAACATTTTAACAAGATTTTGCACATACTGCAATCCCAACTATACACGTAgctaaataaagacatttattatCCGTGTTTGGGGGCTAGAAGTCAGGTTAGCGTGGCCTAACCAGTAAGAAATGCTATGATATTTTGGTTAAACGTCAAGTATTTCTGACACAGGAAACATACGAAACAGGTTCCTAGCTACAAAAACAGATGCAATATAATGGTAACACGAAAATAACACCTAAGCAACTGGCAGCAAAAGTAACTGCTGACTTGCACTGTTATCATTGTGATTGCACACAGAGAAATGAGCAGTTATCCTGCGTCAAAACAACTCCTTTCAGccacttttacttttcatcTGCAGGGAATCTTGCAGACTGTTCGCCACATACTTAAaccacatgcttttaaattgttttacaacTTAATTTCAGCTCAtggtttactgtaattaaccaGTAAGGCAGCAGAAAATAGATGTAGGTATTATAGTTGGCCACTCTTCACCATCGTTATCAgaagcatcatcatcatcatcatcattatcataaaGCCCAGCGGGCAGGACAACTGTACTAGCAAACTTGCTGAGCTTGCTAACCCGAGCTAGCTAGCACAACATTATAcctgaacattaaacacattctTAAGTGTGTGGCTTTCCGCTGAACACAGTGTCCTAAACCCTAGATTGGGCCGACACATAGTCATGCTTACCAGATATGATTACCCTGAACAGCGTTTCCAGATAAAATGAGGAAAGGAAAAGACGATTGTTCAAAATACCGCGCCGAGCGCCATTACTCCCTGACATTTCACAGACCGGCCACGCCCTCTGTGGCATACGTCACGACTACGTAACACTTAAAGGTACCTCACCATACAACAGTAATGGcttgaaaaaaaaggaataaccATTcgtttcagtttagttttgttttcaattgattctactttttttaattaaattaatattcgtttagtttttttatttcagtacttatctatttcttttctctgtcctaTTCTTTGGGccagtgctgcttcatgtttggggCGACATTAACAAATTAATGGTAATGGATATAAATGATGTGTTGAAGCTGATTAACTATATGATCAGATTTATTTCTGACCTACTCATGTCGAGTGAGAGGAAGAGGCAGGCAACGCCAAGTTCAAGTTcggccaaagagtaaaattactgcatacaaTTTGCCTGTCTCTCTAGTATTtcgttttcataaaaaaaaaaaaatggaaaaagtggtttattatgaaatgtgtaaagtgacATCATTGTAACCCAACATGGATTAGAAATGTAGCGgagtaaaaaacataaatatatacttttagatgtagtgaagtaaaagtcaAAGCAGCCATAATTAAacctacttaagtaaagtacagataattaacaaagtacttgtacttaagtacatttactttccaccactaCTATACTAGTATATAGTACATAGTACATATCATTTTCTAAAAGCTTTTAAAGGCTGGCCTCTTTTTCAGGTTGCTtcctatggttctagtttgaggaTTACATAGTTTGAGggtaatatataatatatctgACTGACATCATGTGAACGACTTCTGGGAGAACAAGTTGAACAAGAATATAGTTTTTGTAGTATGAGCAGCCAGATGACATTACCAGATGACATCCAGAGGAGTCAAGAAGAGATGTTTTAATGTATTGAGAGCAGAGGGAACTTAATATATTGCATATTCAAGTGTGGCCACCGATTTTCAACTTGCACATATGTGTGAATTGAAAATCTGGGGTCCCACTTGAATATCTCCCTTGtcaatttcaaaaataaagaaacaaactagATTATGTGCGGTTTCGCTAATTACATGTTTTCAATCCAAACCAAAATTTTAAATAGACATTACCATTCATTACTTTGTTTTCTAAATACTGTAATAGACAACACTTTTCTTTATTACTGTGCATAGTTCTGATTACATGTTGGTTGTAAGCTTCACACTGGGCTCATCAAAGGTTCAATCTTGTATTATTAATCAGACTCTGAAAAACAACTCATAACTACACCAAATAGTTccagtcaaataaatgtaaagccCGAATGTGAAATagatgaaaaaggaagaacagaaataaaagtggATTAAAGATGTAACTACGGCCAGTGCCTAAATAATTGTTCCTatttactttccaccactaGTGACATTTATTTGTCTATATTTTCTTTCGcatgtattttttctttctctggttTTCTGTAGTGTAGTTCGGATTTAGaccatttttagaaaaaatgttagtttgtatttgttctttagGCGCTCGCATCAGGTGACTTCCTGTCTACGGTTGACATTCGTGGTCGATGTTCCGCCAGCCTTGTCTGCAGGCCGGGTCTTTTCGGTTGGAGGACCGAGCGCGGTCTGCGGGACACAAACTAAGACGAGTTTCCCTCTTGAAGGCGGAAGTCGCGGTTGTTGACACTTCGCTGGCGACAATGGCGACCGAGGTGAGGCAGGAGCTTGCACAGCTGATGAACTCAAGTGGATCTCACAAGGATCTTGCTGCCAAGTATGTAACACCAGATTTCTTGCTAACAATAACCACGTGGCAACAGAAATGTGGATATTCAACGTGACGCTACAGCAGCTTTAAGTGAGCGATAGCAGCAAAATGCCAAGCTAAGCTaacagctaacgttagcttactGTTGTATGATTCCAGTCCATAGCTAACAGCTAGCTAACTAATATTAATGTTACTGTGTTCTAGCTGCACAGTTGATGCAGGGAACAACTTTAAAAGAGTTTGAACGTTTGCTGGTTACCGGATCCGTGattaaacatttacttataCTGACGTTATTAAGACTTCAGGTGCTGTGTTGCTATACATGGAAAACACTACAACATGGTAAATTGGCATTTGATGGAGGGTTTATACAACAAATTAATGTGCTTTAATGTTATGCCTTTAAggtttgtttatattgtttggCATAAAGcgtgtgttttcttatttttgctactttattagGTGCACCTAGATAGTACTAGGTTGGACCACAATTTGCCTTCAAAGCAGTCTTAATTCAATGTGCCATAGATTCAGAAAGGTACTGGAAGATTTTCATAGGACTTTTGGTCCTAATCCTAATGATAGCATCATTTGAGTGCTGCATATTTGCAAATCCATGATGCAAATCACCTATTCCACCACATCCCAGAGCTTCTCTGTTGGCATACgatctggtgactgtggaggccaTTTGAGTACAGtgcagtcattgtcatgttcAAGAATTGAGTTTGAGacgtttttgtccttttcacaTGGTGCGTTATCCTGCTGGAGGTAGCCATCAGAAGATAGGTACACTGTGGTCATAAATGGATGGACACGGTTAGCAATTGTGGTGAGCTACTGCAAACTGTAGCCTCAAGTTTCCTGTTCTTTGCTGACAGAAGTGACACCGGGTGgggtcttctgctgctgtagtgCATCTGCTGCTAGGTTCAACATGTGCATTTAGAGATGATCTTGAGTTACTCTTGCCATTCTATCAGCTCAAACCAGTTGGGCCATTCTCCACTGACCTCTGGAATCAACATTGTTGTAGGACTTCTTTGATCAGCAGGTTCTGAAATAGCCAGACCAGCCGGTCTGGCACCAACATCAAGGGcacattcaaagtcacttaaatcatCTTTCTTCCCTATTGTGATGCTCTGTTTGAACTACAGCAGTTTGGTTTTAGCAATGTCTGCTTGCTGAAATGCattgagttgctgccatgtgatcGGCaaattagatatttgcattTACAAGCAGTTGATCAGGTGTGCTTTATTAGGTGGCCAGTGACTCCATATAATGTTTATTGCCTTAAATGATTAATAATCAGTTGCACTAACCTccagcaaaatgttttcttgtttaactTTTGTAGATATCGACAAATTTTAGAGAAGGCCATTCAATTTACAGATGCGGATCAGCTGGAATCCTTGAAGGCCTTTGTTGAAGCAAGTATGCATGATTTCTTTTATGTGATCAGCACTTCCTAGATGCTTAGTATCTTTAAATGTATACAGGATATCTaacaatcttcttttttttttttttacagtggtcAATGAAAATGTCAGTCTTGTAATCTCGAGACAACTACTCACTGATTTTTGCACACATCTGCCCAGCCTGCCGGATGCCACAGCTAAAGCTGTGTATCATTTTACCTTGGAGAAGATCCAACCAAGAGTCATCTCCTTTGAGGAAcaagtaaatgcatttaaactctACCACAGCCCCCGTGAGGAGGAGTTGTTGTTTATTGAAATATGTAATGAAAAGATTTTGTCACACATCTGCAGGTAGCCTCAATCAGACAGCACTTAGCAACCATTTATGAAAAGGAGGGAGACTGGAGAAACGCTGCTCAGGTTTTAGTTGGTATTCCACTAGAGACAGGACAGAAGTGAGTAAACTATTTGCGGATGTATTTCCTAACCTTTGATGATGGTGACATTCCCAAGTCTCTAAATATTCTTTTGTTCCCCCTTTAGGCAGTATAATGTCGACTATAAGTTGGATACATACCTGAAAATTGCCCGTCTCTACTTAGAAGACGATGATCCAGTACAAGCAGAGGCCTACATCAACCGAGCCTCGTTGCTTCAAAATGAGTCCTCGAACGAACAGCTACAGATACACTATAAGGTGCTCGATTGAAAGCAATCAAAGGGATTTTTAATCTAATTGAATTGAGTTCAATTAAACGGTGTCTGTAGTTGTGCAGATGCGTTTTTCATGCCGTGTCTCTCTCTTAGGTGTGCTACGCAAGAGTCCTTGATTTTAGGAGGAAGTTCATTGAAGCTGCACAACGATACAACGAGCTGTCTTATAAGTCTATTGTACATGAGACTGAACGTCTAGAGGCACTGAAACATGCCCTTAACTGCACCATACTGGCCTCAGCAGGTAAcccccacaacacacacacccacacacaaaaatgatgtATTTCGATCATTCTAACATTATGTAAATGaccaatgtgtgtttttctactcGCATAATTGCAAAATACTGTGTGTTCTTCGTTTTAGGGCAGCAGCGCTCTCGTATGTTAGCCACTCTCTTTAAGGATGAGCGCTGTCAGCAGCTAGCTGCTTACGGTATTCTggagaaaatgtatttggacCGTATCATTAGGGGAAACCAACTGCAGGAGTTTGCCGCCATGCTGATGCCTCACCAGAAAGCCACCACAGCAGATGGTAAGTGGAGAGAGTGGGCTCCGCACCCGGTGTTATTAACTGTTGGGTTGGTGATGGGGTCAAATTTTCATCTGAGGAGAGGTGGTATTGGCACGTTTCATTACTGCAGCTTCTACAAATCTCTTTTCTATAAATCTCAGGAGCATGCAGCTCCTCTGGAACAGCTATACATCCATTTGAAACGAGTGATTTACAGCAAGGTTGTGCAGTTCAAGCAAACCATTTCGAGAAAAGTCAGGAAATTTAGAACAAATAGCTTTTAAAGTtgtcctccctctgtctgttcTGTTGCAGGCTCCAGCATCCTTGATAGAGCTGTGATTGAACATAACCTCCTGTCTGCTAGTAAACTGTACAACAACATCACTTTTGAAGAATTAGGAGCACTGTTGGAAATCCCCCCAGCAAAGGTGAGACAATGAATGCATTATCAATTTAAATACTTGcgtgcaaatgcaaaaaaaaacaattttgcttCACAATGAAATTAGTTGGATCTAAAATACACGTGCTAGTAATATGCTGCTTGTAACAAATTACCCTTTGTACAGctgggttgtttttttcatattgtactTCAAGATCctagtttctgtgtttgt from the Channa argus isolate prfri chromosome 18, Channa argus male v1.0, whole genome shotgun sequence genome contains:
- the lin54 gene encoding protein lin-54 homolog isoform X1 — its product is MDVVSPELTSLLPDEIMDTEAIQDIPQSQPDRTTVSSDPGDNTSVPMETDTPVAPENLGLCSDAPEQIQALTTSTDSALNICSESQIPISITSTASPLLTLKPVLTTCIATTKTTDSVTGTIVTTGGLQKLSAPFTISPGNHQIILNKVASSQATEAAKSVGTSPQIIKQEGQKLLVTAIGKSGQPIVLQLPHTGTKPGVSQTSGETKSQAPQFKVVAVGGRSELKPVIGGAGNQVTTLQTQQLKTVQIAKKTPVSSAAPIKFIITKTVNSKGLSPQTSVPPVIAGRVLTQNSPVMPPRTIGLSEPHNTSIQSISGKKIAISPLKTPSKVTDLSDNTLANPCQVTVVSVASPTSNASQKSVALPVNVALGQQILTVQQSTSASPVKLATSQTTAQNIKPVQTVGGVQGSQFKTIIPLATQPNVQQIQVPGSRFHYVRLVTATTASSTGQPSGPTTSSLQTAKPMVVSTGAVRMSVPIVPAQTMKQVAPKPLTSAAQVVTTTQTQQRLIMPATPLPQIQPNFTNLPPGTVLAPAPGGGNVGYAVLPAQYVTQLQQAPFVTLASSSGFPASTGIQTQARLPLNGLSTSETTSRPRKPCNCTKSQCLKLYCDCFANGEFCNNCNCNNCFNNLEHETERLKAIKTCLDRNPEAFKPKIGKGKEGESDRRHSKGCNCKRSGCLKNYCECYEAKIMCSSICKCIGCKNFEESPERKTLMHLADAAEVRVQQQTAAKTKLSSQISDLLMRTTPIISSGGGRLPYTFVTKEVLEATCECLLEQAKKAEQTHQPQAEAERMILEEFGHCLMRIISSAGKAKADSASISC
- the lin54 gene encoding protein lin-54 homolog isoform X2 gives rise to the protein MDVVSPELTSLLPDEIMDTEAIQDIPQSQPDRTTVSSDPGDNTSVPMETDTPVAPENLGLCSDAPEQIQALTTSTDSALNICSESQIPISITSTASPLLTLKPVLTTCIATTKTTDSVTGTIVTTGGLQKLSAPFTISPGNHQIILNKVASSQATEAAKSVGTSPQIIKQEGQKLLVTAIGKSGQPIVLQLPHTGTKPGVSQTSGETKSQAPQFKVVAVGGRSELKPVIGGAGNQVTTLQTQQLKTVQIAKKTPVSSAAPIKFIITKTVNSKGLSPQTSVPPVIAGRVLTQNSPVMPPRTIGLSEPHNTSIQSISGKKIAISPLKTPSKVTVVSVASPTSNASQKSVALPVNVALGQQILTVQQSTSASPVKLATSQTTAQNIKPVQTVGGVQGSQFKTIIPLATQPNVQQIQVPGSRFHYVRLVTATTASSTGQPSGPTTSSLQTAKPMVVSTGAVRMSVPIVPAQTMKQVAPKPLTSAAQVVTTTQTQQRLIMPATPLPQIQPNFTNLPPGTVLAPAPGGGNVGYAVLPAQYVTQLQQAPFVTLASSSGFPASTGIQTQARLPLNGLSTSETTSRPRKPCNCTKSQCLKLYCDCFANGEFCNNCNCNNCFNNLEHETERLKAIKTCLDRNPEAFKPKIGKGKEGESDRRHSKGCNCKRSGCLKNYCECYEAKIMCSSICKCIGCKNFEESPERKTLMHLADAAEVRVQQQTAAKTKLSSQISDLLMRTTPIISSGGGRLPYTFVTKEVLEATCECLLEQAKKAEQTHQPQAEAERMILEEFGHCLMRIISSAGKAKADSASISC